The genomic window tttttttgtttcagcgGCGAAGGGGAAATCTTCAAAAGATATCCGGTTGTTCTTGTGGATGCCATCGGGTAGTGCCGGATTTTTACCGGCTAAAACCCCTCCGCCGCTCTTCACCCAGGACGAGGCGGAACCGCTTTCGCATTACTTCACCCCGTCCCTGTGGCCGGCCTGTTTTCATGGCCTCTCACTTCCTCTTGTGGCGTGGCACCGCCCTGTTCAGCCAGGCTGCCGCGCACCATGTCCCTGCTAATATTACTGTTATCCTATTTACTTATTCTAAACCATACGCTACCGTCCAACTGAAGTTCTTACGCTAGTTTGTATGCGCTCCTATCTTACTGGCTGTTGTTGTTTAATCAGTTCATCAGACAGCCTAGTCACCTATTCCTATTAGTCTAATCTAATCTACGATGTGTCCACTTGCACTAGTTCACCTGTTCGTGGGGGGGTGTCTTCGCGCACCTTGTCTTGTACATCCCCTCCATGCGTCACCTTTCACCTCACTGTTTCCGCACCTCACTAGCATGCTTTGCGCGGTGCGGATGTGGTGTCCCCTTTGCGCTGTCACGCCGGTTTTAGCCGCCTCCACCGTCACCCTCCAGTCGGACTTGGTGGCCCCGTTCTCCACGGTAGTGCGGTAGTGCGGGAACATACGCTTGTGCTCCGCTGAGCTGCCACACTGACAGTTGGCGGTGAACACTGTCCCGTCCAGCACCACCGCGTCACGCCAGGGGGGGTGCATTTTCAGCGGGCTGGTCGAATTGACCAGCTGCTGAGTCCCCCCATACCGTCTCTTGAAGTAGAGGATGGCCCGGTTATTACTAGGGGTGTGCGAATAATTCGAACTTACGAATTATTCGTTCCGAATCGAATATTAATATTCGATTCGAAACTCgaatcgaataattcgaaaattcgaattattcgaaagttcccgaataattcgaaaaatttcgaataattcgaaaagtttcgaataattcgaaaaatttcgaataattcgaattttttcagaattattcgcgaattattatataattagcaaattttcgaatattttgaattcggAGTTTGTTATgttcaatattcaaataagaaattaacaattaatatacattttatttaaactattaacaaaaataataaatacgatACTGAATCTGGTGATAATGAAGTTCGTTTATCAGATACAATATCACCAGCAGTGGAAAATAATCTTTCACTTTCAGCAGAAATACAAGGTACTCCTAAATATCTTCTCGCCATAAGTGATAATCggggatatttatttttttcttgtcgcCACCAAATAAGTGGATCTTGCTGAGGATTTATCAAACCACAGTTTAGATACACCACCATTTCCTGCAATATTTCATTACGCAAAgtctctaaatttttttctcgtgcGTTAATTGTTGGTCGTTTCATGAAACTCCAAAATCCCGAATACTGGTTTCCACtatctgaaatttaaaataaataaatcattgtatatttattaacaTTATTTTCTGATTGAGTCGAATGTTAATTTTCTGATTAATTGTAAGTTAAGATTTAGtacgtaaaaaaatgtatttatcaTGACgcattaaaagaaaaaagcaaaatacATTTGGTTGCAAaagcaattaattttatctatTTGTTAGGTAAAGTATTTTTAGCTAAAAAAAGGTACaatcggtaaatttttttaatttcaattacgaATTTTAACGTAAATGATTTCCTAATTTGGTTGTacgaaattttgaatcaatgatatatgtaaaaaaaataaacatacagtataaaaataaacaaatttgtatCAAAAAAGTAATCTCAAAAAGTGAGTGACTCATTGTAAAAACTTACGTTCTCTGGTCAAAACATTAAGTTCATGAGAATCATTGTCTGGCATCAAGAATCTCATAATTTCGAGCTTTATATCATCTTCTatttcttttacttcctcttctttgtaaaaataatttttgtaccgGGGATCCAGATAAgtgctttttttaaaaataatatcacgATCAACCTCACAAAATCTGACATCTAGACCATTCAAGATATTATCTATAAATTCTCGTCTCATTTCCGATGCATCGTCGTAGTCAAATTCGATACTATTCAGACCATTTGTTATCCCAAACAGCAATGGTTTTACCATTGATAAAGTCGGATATTTAACTCCACATGATATTTGTGTGGCGTCATATAACGGCTTCATTACCTTCAGTAAGCAATTTATTTGAGACCATTCGATACCAGATACAGACTCAATGTCGGTAGAATCAGCAAGAACGTGAGACAAAGGTTTTTGAAGTCTTTGCATCCTTTCCAACATCTCGTATTCTGAGTTCCACCTGGTGACCACCATTTGAACCAACTGCAAAGGTTCACAATTTAGCGCCTTTTGAGCCCCTTCGAATTTCTGTCGTGCTGGATCCGACCGATGAAAATGGCCggcaatttttcgaaactggAATGGAATGGAAGCTTAAACGTTAATAATTGGTAAACTAATATATTGCGTAACTACAGCCGAAAgtgggtaaaaaaaacaaattcttttttatgtCGTGAGTACATATTCTCACGTTTTTAATATCcaagttaattgaaaaaaagttttttatgCCTTCTTTTGGTTTTAGTAGTACAATAAACctaaatttacaattaatgATCAAATTTACCTTGGCTAATAATTCTCCGACACCAGGAGTATGCGATTCCGCAGCTTTCAACACAAGTTGAAGAGTATGCGCGAAGCAGTATAGGTGGCTGTCGCTCAACTGAGGAGTCGCTAATGATATGTTTCGAGCATTAtctgtaatgaaaaatatcgggATATTCTCAATATCTGATAAATCCCACTCGTCCATCATTTTCTTCAAGTGTGTTTTAAGATTGCTGCCAGTATGACGATCCAATAACTGCTCGATATTTAACATTATATTTTTAGGAACATAGTCAACAGTTAAGTAATGTAGAGTTAAAGATATGTAACAATCGTTGGCTCTTGATTTCCAACAATCGGTGGTAAATGATAGGCTCATTATACCCAATTCTAAATCTTGTTTCAAGTCATTAATTAGCCTCTGTTTTGTTTTGTGGTATAAAATCGGAGCAAGACTGCGTGAAAAAGTGGTCCTACATGGTGGCTCATAATCGGGAGTTAACTTTTTTaataggtttttgaaacctCGATCTTCTACGCAGGAAAATGGTTTCAAATCGATGGCTATCATTTCCATAATTAGTTGATCAATTTCCTGTTTTTCTGCTTTTGTCAttgtgcttttttttcttcttttttcttttccttcttggTCTTGATTACTATCTGAACTCTTGCGCTTTTATTCCGCTCTTCAATACATACTTTATAAATATCCTTATGTTGAGCACGAAGGTGATTGAACATTGGTGAAGTTGTTCCTGTACAAATACGAATTGATAACTATATTTTTACGATTAATGACGATCATGCTTGAGACTAATGCTGGATCTATCTTTGCtccaaaattaaaaactttttataaCTTATTCTCAAAAGTTAAGGAGGTTCATGGGTGAAACATAATAGTTTATAAAAAGTTATATTTTTGAGTTTCGATAAGTTTAATTGTATGATAATTTCTCTCAAAAATTGGAAACTCGTGATCAGTAGTTTTGAAGAGTTATTagcgattaaaaattaaatttttagtatacaatcttatttatttatttatttatttaatttcaaaatagaATCTACTCTTTAAAATATGTAGTTTAACGATTTGCATTTAAAAAACGATGTTATGGAAtgttttaatttaatatttaatgTTTTGCATGGTATAATTAAAGTTATTCaagttcatttttcatcatacTGAAAACGAGTAACCTTAGTACAATTTACAAGGTTAGAAACGATagatttgtcaaatttaatcACCAATAATCATGGACGCCAAACCAACGacttatttatatttcttgattattattattaatttcaaaactcaaaaaaattttgtacaaagaTATTTATCGTTTGACTTCAGCACAGAGCATGAACGTCATTAACAAAAACATTAATCAATTTAAACTAACACTACCTGTCGGTAATTTGAGAACTTGGGCACAAATGTTGCAAATAGCT from Neodiprion lecontei isolate iyNeoLeco1 chromosome 1, iyNeoLeco1.1, whole genome shotgun sequence includes these protein-coding regions:
- the LOC124296612 gene encoding uncharacterized protein LOC124296612 — translated: MLERMQRLQKPLSHVLADSTDIESVSGIEWSQINCLLKVMKPLYDATQISCGVKYPTLSMVKPLLFGITNGLNSIEFDYDDASEMRREFIDNILNGLDVRFCEVDRDIIFKKSTYLDPRYKNYFYKEEEVKEIEDDIKLEIMRFLMPDNDSHELNVLTREHSGNQYSGFWSFMKRPTINAREKNLETLRNEILQEMVVYLNCGLINPQQDPLICNNRAILYFKRRYGGTQQLVNSTSPLKMHPPWRDAVVLDGTVFTANCQCGSSAEHKRMFPHYRTTVENGATKSDWRVTVEAAKTGVTAQRGHHIRTAQSMLVRDMVRGSLAEQGGATPQEEVRGHENRPATGTG